The nucleotide sequence GATTGAGGGGGAGGCGCGTCTCGAGTTATTAGTGGACGGGCGTGAAATCCCGTATGTGGGTTTATGGATCAATCGTGAAGGATGGACCCCGTTCGCGCGCTCGCGCGGCTGGCGCTTTTGGCAGCGGGCCCCGCGTCCGTACGCCAATATCGGCATTGAGCCATGTCTCGGCGCGCCGGATTCGCTGAGCGAGGCGATTGGCAGTTGGGATTCGGCGTCGTGGGTAGAGCCAGGCGCCACCGCGCACTGGTCGATGACATGGCGCGCATCGCAGATTATCACACAGCCACCCACCGGATGAACGACGTGACAGATCCGTCCGCTTCCCGCGCCGATACGCTCGTGCGCGATTTGCAGTTGCAGCCGCACCCCGAAGGGGGGCACTTTCGCGAAGTCTTTCGCTCGCGCCGCATGGTGCGCACGGATGATGGACGTTCCGAACGCTGGGCCTCGACGAGCATTTACTTTTTGCTCCGTGCTGGGGAGTTCAGTCGGTGGCATCGCGTCGCGTCAGACGAGATCTGGCATTTCTACGAAGGCGCGCCGCTCGAACTCGTGCTGTTAGACGCCACCGGTGAACGGACGCGCTGCGACGTCCTCGGGCCTGTGGGGTCACCCAAGGCCGAGCCGACGCGCGTGGTACCCGCTGGGATCTGGCAAGCGGCGCGCAGCACGGGGGCATACACGCTGGTTGGCTGCACGGTAACACCCGGATTCGAGTTCTCCGATTTCCGGTTGATGTCGGGCGATACTCGCGCGGCGGACGTATTGCGCGAGCGTCATCCCGCTCTCGTGCCTTTGCTGTAGGCGCGAGCGACTCCAACGGAGGTTCGTGTGATGTTCGCATTCGCTCGTCGTGCCGCAGTCCTCGCGCTGGCGGCCACTTCGCTTGGCGCGCAGCAGACGCGCCCCATCACGTTTGACGATTTCTCCGCCATGCGCGGCGTGTCCGATCCGCAACTGGCGCCCGATGGCCGGCAACTGCTGTACGCCGTGCGCACCACCGACGTGGCCGCCAATCGGCGCAGCACTCGAACGTTCATTCTGGCGCTGAGTGGTGGCGCGCCGCGCGCTTGGCCAAACGACAACACGGTGGCCGGCGAGGCACGCTGGTCGCCCAATGGGCGGCAGGTGGCGTTTACGAGTGGCGGACAACTCTGGATTGCCGACGCGGATGGCACGCATGCGCGTGCGCTCACCACGCTTTCTGGTGGGGCGAGCGGGCCGGTGTGGTCGCGCGCGGGCGATCGTATTGCGTTCACGAGCGGCGTGTACCCTGACTGCAGCGACGATGCGTGCAGTGCCGCAAAATCGAAGGCGGCGAGCGACAGTAAAGTCAAAGCGCACATCGCCGACCAGCTGATGTTCCGTCACTGGAACGCATACGACGACGGCACGCGGCAACATCTCTTTGTGGTGAAGCCGGATGGCAGCGAGTTGCGCGACCTCGTCCCGGGCGCGCGCTTTGACGTGCCGCCTGGCCCATTTGGCGGGAGCGAGGGCTATGCATTCTCCCCTGACGGGCGGGAAGTGGCGTTCACCGCAAAGGCGCAGGGGCGCGCCGACGCGTGGACGACCGACGCCAACGTGTACACGGTGCCCTCGACTGGTGGCGCCGCGCAGCCGATCACGGCAGGGAATAAGGGCGCCGACCAGAACCCGCTCTATTCTGCGGATGGCAAATGGATTTTCTACGCGTCGCAGGCGAAGGTCGGCAACGAGAGCGATAAATGGCGTTTGATGGCGTATGATCGCGCGGCCAAGTCCGCGCGCGAGTTGCTGCCGATGTGGGACCGCTGGGCCGAATCGTATGTGGTGAGTGGCGATGGGCGCACGGTGATCGTGGGCGCCGGTGACCGCGGACGCGACAAGTTTTTCCGTGTGATGCTCGACGGTGCAGGCAAGGCGACGACGCCCTCAGTGATTATGGGCGAGCACAACAACACCGCGGCGTCGCTCTCCGACGATGGGCGCACGATGGTGTGGTTGCGCGATGCCACGGAACGGCCCGCCGAAGTGTGGGCGGGGACGCTTGGCGCGAGTGGTGCGGTGCAGCAGGCGCACGCGCTGACGCACGAGAACGACGCGCTCGTGGCGACGCTCACGTTGCATCCCGCGGAAGATTTTGGCTACGTGGGCGCGGCGGGCGACAGTGTCTTTGGGTTTGTGGTGAAGCCGCCGCAGTGGCAGGCAGGAAAGAAGTTCCCCGTGTTGCTGCTCATTCATGGCGGCCCGCAGGGCGCGTGGCTCGACTCGTGGGGTTCCCGTTGGGCGCCGCAAATGTTCGCGTCTGGTGGCTACGGTTTGGTGATTCTCAATCCGCACGGCTCCACCGGCTACGGGCAGAAATTTGTGGACGCCGTGTCGCGCGACTGGGGTGGCAAGACGTATGACGACCTCATGAAGGGTGTGGACGCGGCACTCAAGCAGAATTCGTGGATGGACTCTACGCATATGGCGGCGGCCGGTGGTTCGTACGGCGGCTACATGGTGAACTGGATTGCGGGCCACACGAATCGCTTCAAGGCGCTCGTGAGCCACGCCGGCGTGTTCAATCTTGAGTCGATGGCGGGTGCGACCGAAGAGCAGTGGTTTGTGGACAATGAGTTCAGCGGTCCGTGGTGGAACTCCAACGCCATGGCGGCGCAGTATCGCAAGTTCAGTCCGCATCTCTTTGCCAAGAATTTCAAAACACCCACGCTCGTCATTCACGGCGAACAGGATTATCGGGTACCGTACACCGAGGGGCTCTCGCTGTTTACGGCCTTGCAGCGTCAGAATGTGCCGAGCCGGTTGTTGGTGTTTCCGGACGAAGGGCATTGGATCTCGAAGCCGCAGAACTCGCAGCTCTGGTGGGGCGAGATGCACAAATGGCTGGGCGCGTATCTCAATCCGCGGCCGAGCATGTGATGCGGCGGTCTTCTTTATGACAGACTCGCTCGACGTGTTGCTCGCGGGGCTCGTGGATTACGCCGGCTTGTTTCCGCCGACGTCGTTGACGATGTCGGACGCCGTGCGTGCGTATGGCATGTACCGGAGTGGTCCGCGCGCCTCGATGCTCGGGCGGTTTGTGGTGCCGGCGCAACGGTTGCAGGAGTTCGCGGAGGCTGCGGCACCGCTCCTCGCGCCGGGTGATCCGTGGCGGTTGTCGGTACTCGCGGAGCCTGGGGATACGGCGCGTCTCGATTCCTTCGACGCGGAGCATGCGGGTCGTGCGGTGATTGAGACGATCGAAACCAAGGCGACGACAGCGGATGCCGTGTCCGCCGCGGCCACGCTCGGTGCTGGCCGCACCACCTTTGTGGAGTTTCCGCTCGACGCCGATCCTGCGCCCTTTCTCGCAGCGTTGGCGAGGTGTGGGCTGTCGGCCAAGGCGCGTACCGGCGGCATCGTGGCTGGTGCGATACCCTCGGTGGAACAGGTGGCGCGCTTCATTGGCGCATGCGCACGAGCCCAGGTGCCGTTCAAGGCCACGGCTGGGCTCCATCATCCGATGCGCGGCGAGTATCGCCTGACGTACGACGAAAACAGTGATTACGGCACGATGTTCGGATTTTTGAATGTGTTTGCCGCTGCGGTTTTTGCGCGGAGCGGTGCGACGGATGCGGAGATTGCCGCGATTCTCGACGAACGCGCGGCGGCGGCGCTGCAGTTCACCGATGGCGCACTGCATTGGCGTACGTGGCGTGCATCGAGTGCCGATGTCGGCGCGGCGCGCGCGAGTTTTGCCACCTCGTTTGGCTCGTGCTCCTTTGCCGAGCCGGTAGACGACCTTATGACTCTGGGACTGCTGTGACCGCACTCGACGAAACGCTCGATCCGTCGCTCCGCTCGTGGGTGGAAGACGCCAATGTGCTCGGCACCGATTTTCCGATTCAGAATCTACCGTTTGGCGTGTTTCGCCACGACTTTGAAGAACGGCCGCGCGTGGGAATTGCGATTGGCGCGCATGTGCTCGACTGTTTGTCGGCGACGCGCGCTGGGCTCTTTGATTCGCTGAGTCCGCCCGTACGTGATGCGCTGCAGTCGTGGTCGCTGAATGCGCTGATGGCGCTCGGCCGCGATGATGCGCGCGCGGTGCGCCGTGTGGCGAGTCGTTTGCTGCGCGCCGATACGGCCGATGGCCGCACGGCGGCCGGGATGCGTGACGCGCTGCTGGTGCGCATGGATGGCATTGGCATGTGTGTGCCCGCGGAGATCGGCGATTACACGGACTTTTACGCGTCGGTGTTTCACGCCACGAATGTCGGCGCACTGTTCCGTCCCGACAATCCGTTGCTGCCCAACTACAAGTGGGTGCCGATTGGATATCACGGGCGCGCTTCCACGGTAGTGAGCACGGGAACGCCGGTGCGCCGTCCGCGCGGGCAGCGGCGTCCAGACGAACAGCAACCGCCGGTGTTTGGGCCGTCGGTGGCAATGGATTACGAACTCGAGGTCGCCGCGTGGGTGGGAGGGATGTCGGCGCCTGGCGAGACGATTCCGATTGCGCAGGCGAATGAACGAGTGTTTGGGTTGAGTTTGCTCAATGATTGGTCGGCGCGCGATATCCAGAGTTGGGAATATCAGCCGCTCGGTCCTTTTCTCTCCAAGAGTTTTGCGACGACGGTGTCGCCGTGGGTCGTGACGGCCGACGCCTTGGCGCCGTTCCGGACGCCGGCCTTTGCGCGTCCCGAGGGAGATCCCGCACCCTTGCCCTATTTGCACGACGCCGCGGATCAGGCCAGTGGTGGCTATGACATCACGCTCGAAGTGTGGTTGCGTACCGCGGCGATGCGCGCGCGCGAAGCGCCGGCGGTGCGGTTGTCGCACGGGAATTTTCAGTCGATGTACTGGACGATGGCGCAACTGTTGACGCATCACGCGAGCAATGGCTGCACGATGCGCGCGGGTGATTTGCTCGGAAGCGGTACGGTGTCTGGAGCAGAAGCGGAGGCACGCGGGTGCTTGCTCGAGCTGACGCGCCGCGGCGCAGAGCCGGTGGCGCTCCCTGAGGGTGAGACGCGGGCGTTTCTGCAGGATGGTGACGAAGTGATCATACGCGGCTGGTGCGAACGCGACGGAGCGACGCGCATTGGGTTTGGCGATTGCCGCGGCGTTGTGCTCGCCGCAACCTGACACCCGGAGTTTTGATGAGCGCGATCTGGCAAGACATGATGACGTTCGGCATTCCCTTTGGCGAGAAGGCCGCGCGTACCGTGCTGGTGTATGCGTTTCTCGTCGCGGGCTTGCGGTTGTTCGGCAAGCGGGAGCTCGGGCAGCTCAATCCGTTGGATTTTATTGTGCTCTTGCTGCTCTCGAACACGGTGCAGAACGCGATTATTGGCAATGACAATTCGCTGATCGGTGGATTGGCTGGAGCGGCGGTGCTGTTCTTGGTGAACGAGGCGCTCGTGCGTCTGTCCTACCGCAACCCGCGGTTTCGGCGGCTGATCGAAGGGCGCTCGGAAGAACTGGTGCGCGAAGGCAAGGTGCTGCGTGCCTCGTTGCGGCACAATCTCATAACGCGTGAAGAATTGGAAGCGGCGGCGCGCAAGCAGGGGATTGAGCACATGCGCGACGTGGAGAGCGCTCGGCTCGAAGTGAGCGGTGCGTTGAGTTTTTCGATGAAGGAGCCCACGGAGCCCGAGCGTTTTCATCTGGAGCTTTTGCAACGGCTCGACGCGATTGATCGCCGGCTTGGTGCACTCGAAGGAGCGAAAGCGTGATCGGCGTGGTGTGGTGTGTGGCGGCTGGGGCGTTCTCCGCGCAAGGCGGGCGCCCGTCAACGGATGTGTGGGTGGTGCCGATTGTCGAGTCGGCGCCGGTGCTCCGCGTGGGCACGCCGCGCAACCTTACCCATCGCACGGGATATGATAATCAGCCGTCGTTCACGCCGGACGGCCGTGCGGTGTTGTACACGGTGATTGGCGAGGACGCGCAGGCCGACAGCTGGCGCATCACACTGCCGGATGGCGTCCCCGAGCGGGTGACCCGCACTGCGGAAAGCGAGTATTCGCCGCTCGTCACACCAGATGGGCAGTTCTTTTCGGTGGTGCGCGTGGAAGCCGATTCGACGCAGCGGCTCTGGAAGTTTCCGCTCAGTGGCCGAGGCGCGCCGTCGCTGGTGCTCACCGACATCAAGCCGGTGGGCTACCACGTGTGGACGTCGGCCCATCAGCTGGTGCTCTTTGTGCTGGGTGGGGCATTGGGTGCGCCCGCCGCTCCGCCGGCGACGCTGCAGGTGGCGGATGATCGCACCGGTTCGGCGCAGGTTGTGGCGCGGGATATTGGCCGCGCACTGGCCAAAGTTCCCGGGCGCGATGCCGTGACATTCTTACAGATGGTGAAGGACAGCGCGAGTTGGATTTCGGAACTCGATCTCCGCACGAACACGACGCGACGATTGATGCATCCACCGAAAGGCGCCGAGGACGGCTACCACGTGTATTCGCGGGGCGGGATGCTTCTGACGGCGGCCGGGACCACGCTCTATGTGTGGGCCGACGGCGCGTGGCAGGTGGCGGCTGATCTCGCACCGTACGGCGTAAAAAATATTTCGCGGCTGGCCATGAGTCCGCGTGGCGACGCGCTGGCGTTTGTGGCTGACGATGCGCCGGTTCCCGCCGTACGGCCCGCCGTACGGCCCGCAGTACGGCCCGCGGTACGGCCCTCCGTGCGGCCCGCCGTACCCACCGCCGCACCGTCTGCCGGGTTGCCCTTGTCGGGGCGTGCCGCCTCACACATTGTTCGAATATCTCTACCCGGTCACCTATGACGCCGTCCAAGCAGGTGCAGACCCCCCCGAGCGGAAGCACTGTTGCGCTGCTCGCCTCCGCCGACGCACTGTTGCGCGCCGCACTCGAAGCGTGCCGTCAGCACGAGCGCGTGTCGCGGCTCCTCGAGAAGCACTGCGCCGATGACGAGTTGCGCGATGCGGCCATGCTGTGCGAGCTGAGCGCGGCACATCTGACGGGGCGGCTCAAGGAGTATGAGGCGGCGGCGTCCGAAGGCCGCGGCGCCTGCGACGAGACCCTGTG is from Gemmatimonadota bacterium and encodes:
- a CDS encoding DUF421 domain-containing protein → MSAIWQDMMTFGIPFGEKAARTVLVYAFLVAGLRLFGKRELGQLNPLDFIVLLLLSNTVQNAIIGNDNSLIGGLAGAAVLFLVNEALVRLSYRNPRFRRLIEGRSEELVREGKVLRASLRHNLITREELEAAARKQGIEHMRDVESARLEVSGALSFSMKEPTEPERFHLELLQRLDAIDRRLGALEGAKA
- the fahA gene encoding fumarylacetoacetase yields the protein MTALDETLDPSLRSWVEDANVLGTDFPIQNLPFGVFRHDFEERPRVGIAIGAHVLDCLSATRAGLFDSLSPPVRDALQSWSLNALMALGRDDARAVRRVASRLLRADTADGRTAAGMRDALLVRMDGIGMCVPAEIGDYTDFYASVFHATNVGALFRPDNPLLPNYKWVPIGYHGRASTVVSTGTPVRRPRGQRRPDEQQPPVFGPSVAMDYELEVAAWVGGMSAPGETIPIAQANERVFGLSLLNDWSARDIQSWEYQPLGPFLSKSFATTVSPWVVTADALAPFRTPAFARPEGDPAPLPYLHDAADQASGGYDITLEVWLRTAAMRAREAPAVRLSHGNFQSMYWTMAQLLTHHASNGCTMRAGDLLGSGTVSGAEAEARGCLLELTRRGAEPVALPEGETRAFLQDGDEVIIRGWCERDGATRIGFGDCRGVVLAAT
- a CDS encoding cupin domain-containing protein, producing the protein MTDPSASRADTLVRDLQLQPHPEGGHFREVFRSRRMVRTDDGRSERWASTSIYFLLRAGEFSRWHRVASDEIWHFYEGAPLELVLLDATGERTRCDVLGPVGSPKAEPTRVVPAGIWQAARSTGAYTLVGCTVTPGFEFSDFRLMSGDTRAADVLRERHPALVPLL
- a CDS encoding S9 family peptidase, producing MFAFARRAAVLALAATSLGAQQTRPITFDDFSAMRGVSDPQLAPDGRQLLYAVRTTDVAANRRSTRTFILALSGGAPRAWPNDNTVAGEARWSPNGRQVAFTSGGQLWIADADGTHARALTTLSGGASGPVWSRAGDRIAFTSGVYPDCSDDACSAAKSKAASDSKVKAHIADQLMFRHWNAYDDGTRQHLFVVKPDGSELRDLVPGARFDVPPGPFGGSEGYAFSPDGREVAFTAKAQGRADAWTTDANVYTVPSTGGAAQPITAGNKGADQNPLYSADGKWIFYASQAKVGNESDKWRLMAYDRAAKSARELLPMWDRWAESYVVSGDGRTVIVGAGDRGRDKFFRVMLDGAGKATTPSVIMGEHNNTAASLSDDGRTMVWLRDATERPAEVWAGTLGASGAVQQAHALTHENDALVATLTLHPAEDFGYVGAAGDSVFGFVVKPPQWQAGKKFPVLLLIHGGPQGAWLDSWGSRWAPQMFASGGYGLVILNPHGSTGYGQKFVDAVSRDWGGKTYDDLMKGVDAALKQNSWMDSTHMAAAGGSYGGYMVNWIAGHTNRFKALVSHAGVFNLESMAGATEEQWFVDNEFSGPWWNSNAMAAQYRKFSPHLFAKNFKTPTLVIHGEQDYRVPYTEGLSLFTALQRQNVPSRLLVFPDEGHWISKPQNSQLWWGEMHKWLGAYLNPRPSM